A stretch of the Anaeromyxobacter sp. genome encodes the following:
- a CDS encoding tetratricopeptide repeat protein, with amino-acid sequence MLVGLALLLSGALALQAYAGQRGNAEVRIVILEGAPLADEDAGEATPDGTGAEGPPRSERHAKARLLARRAEFQAALPLLEQEVAANPEEAGLAGEYGAWLAAAGRPDRALPWLEKADRLRPSPQSALDLGALRARLGDRAGAEADLRRSLALRPGLNAARVALGALLLRKGETAEAISLLEAAASSGSNEDRAGALVRLGGAQLTAGRRAQAEKAFEEAVNFAPARPDVRLGIARAWLSTDAKEDVRRALPVLARTLELAPDVPSVLAAVGRARERLGEDAAAADAYERALRLDPSYHYARRRLIRLALGNRDFSRAQREVERLVTDGPDAPEHHFLAALVADRAGRRDDARRAYRAAIGAARGDYPEAYLNLGVLERNAGDLAAARAAYDTALRQRPAYPAAWLNIGKLEEARARPDDAERAYLKALELDPRHAAGWLQLGQLRSERGRWAEAEAALLRSLELRPGSTAALVSLGVVAARAGRLDAAVDAYRRALAIDPRQVAAHLDLALALERQGKSEEARAEVLKALEVDPGHVASLRELAELEQAAGRLPAARKALQDLLDAVPGDRPARASLAGLLALDGDAAGCLAEARRLQAEAPADATLRELQARCGAGTTGPKR; translated from the coding sequence ATGCTGGTCGGTCTGGCGCTGCTGCTGTCCGGGGCGCTGGCGCTGCAGGCCTACGCCGGCCAGCGCGGCAACGCCGAGGTCCGCATCGTCATCCTGGAGGGCGCGCCGCTCGCGGACGAGGACGCTGGCGAGGCGACCCCCGACGGCACGGGCGCCGAGGGACCGCCGCGGTCCGAGCGCCACGCGAAGGCGCGGCTGCTGGCCCGGCGGGCCGAGTTCCAGGCGGCCCTCCCGCTCCTCGAGCAGGAGGTGGCCGCCAACCCGGAGGAGGCCGGGCTGGCTGGCGAGTACGGCGCGTGGCTGGCCGCGGCGGGCCGGCCGGACCGGGCGCTGCCCTGGCTGGAGAAGGCCGACCGGCTCCGGCCCTCGCCCCAGAGCGCCCTCGACCTCGGCGCGCTCCGCGCCCGGCTGGGCGATCGGGCCGGGGCCGAGGCCGACCTGCGGCGCTCCCTGGCGCTGCGACCTGGGCTGAACGCCGCCCGGGTGGCGCTCGGCGCGCTCCTGCTCAGGAAGGGCGAGACGGCCGAGGCCATCTCGCTCCTGGAGGCGGCCGCGAGCAGCGGCTCCAACGAGGACCGGGCCGGGGCGCTGGTCCGGCTGGGCGGCGCCCAGTTGACGGCCGGGCGGCGCGCCCAGGCCGAGAAGGCCTTCGAGGAGGCGGTGAACTTCGCGCCCGCCCGCCCCGACGTCCGGCTCGGCATCGCCCGGGCCTGGCTCTCCACCGACGCCAAGGAAGACGTGCGCCGAGCCCTCCCGGTGCTGGCGCGCACCCTGGAGCTGGCCCCTGACGTGCCCTCGGTGCTGGCGGCCGTGGGGCGCGCCCGCGAGCGGCTGGGCGAGGACGCCGCCGCAGCGGACGCCTACGAGCGGGCCCTCCGGCTCGATCCCTCCTACCACTACGCGCGCCGCCGCCTCATCCGCCTGGCGCTGGGCAACCGGGACTTCAGCCGGGCGCAGCGGGAGGTGGAGCGGCTGGTGACCGACGGCCCGGACGCGCCCGAGCACCACTTCCTGGCGGCCCTGGTGGCCGATCGCGCCGGGCGGCGGGACGACGCGCGCCGGGCCTACCGGGCGGCCATCGGGGCCGCGCGGGGCGACTACCCCGAGGCCTACCTGAACCTGGGCGTGCTCGAGCGAAACGCCGGCGACCTCGCCGCGGCCCGCGCCGCCTATGACACCGCCCTCCGCCAGCGCCCCGCTTACCCCGCCGCCTGGCTCAACATCGGCAAGCTCGAGGAGGCGCGGGCGCGCCCGGACGACGCCGAGCGGGCCTACCTGAAGGCGCTCGAGCTCGACCCGCGCCACGCCGCCGGCTGGCTCCAGCTCGGCCAGCTCCGCTCCGAGCGGGGGCGCTGGGCCGAGGCGGAGGCGGCCCTGCTACGGTCCCTCGAGCTGCGCCCGGGCTCGACCGCCGCGCTGGTCTCGCTCGGGGTGGTGGCCGCCCGGGCCGGCCGGCTGGATGCCGCGGTGGACGCCTACCGCCGGGCGCTGGCCATCGACCCGCGCCAGGTCGCGGCCCACCTCGACCTGGCGCTGGCGCTGGAGCGGCAGGGGAAGTCGGAGGAGGCCCGCGCGGAGGTCCTGAAGGCGCTGGAGGTGGACCCCGGTCACGTCGCCTCGCTGCGCGAGCTCGCGGAGCTGGAGCAGGCGGCCGGGCGCCTCCCGGCGGCCCGCAAGGCGCTGCAGGACCTCCTCGACGCGGTG
- a CDS encoding transglutaminase yields the protein MPPSHATKITAVSAALVLGGLGLMAYKVRALGYVVSDVLPVTQYEVTYAIELDGRGGEVKVRSFLPSSDAHQHVTEEKDVALGLHLTQAMEGANRVATWTGDRVPDGAQIRHTFKVLPHRMRYEVSPDLPVPTAYPASVAVSLRPEKEIQVDAPEIAALLGRLDAGQGPALQRLTRIYQATADLRPRPFKGTTDALTALRLGEASCNGKSRLFVALARKAGIPARLVGGLIMTPGTKKTSHQWVEAWVAGHWVPFCPTNRHFAELPEHYLTLYVGDEPLFRHTADVNFDYRFETHATLIPSPAAKASSTSFDVWGLFDRLHLPFSLLRTILMLPVGALVVVIFRNVIGMPTFGTFLPALLAASAGETGAAWGVVTVVIVVAAVAAVRWVLQELELLHSPTLAILLAAVVFTLLTTTLLAERLGLAPLTKVTLFPIAVLAICAERFYLSLTEHGGRAAGQELAGTLVVTLACYVVMNSLALQVLLIGFPEVLFLVIAADIYLGRWVGMRLSEYLRFRGLLRREASP from the coding sequence ATGCCTCCCAGCCACGCCACCAAGATCACCGCCGTCTCCGCCGCCCTGGTCCTCGGCGGCCTGGGGCTCATGGCCTACAAGGTCCGGGCGCTGGGCTACGTCGTGTCGGACGTCCTCCCCGTCACCCAGTACGAGGTGACCTACGCCATCGAACTCGACGGCCGGGGGGGCGAGGTCAAGGTGCGCAGCTTCCTGCCCTCCAGCGACGCCCACCAGCACGTCACCGAGGAGAAGGACGTGGCTCTCGGCCTCCACCTCACGCAGGCCATGGAGGGGGCCAACCGGGTGGCCACCTGGACGGGCGATCGGGTGCCCGACGGGGCCCAGATCCGCCACACCTTCAAGGTGCTGCCCCACAGGATGCGGTACGAGGTCTCCCCCGACCTGCCGGTCCCCACGGCCTACCCGGCTTCGGTGGCGGTCTCGCTCCGGCCGGAGAAGGAGATCCAGGTCGACGCGCCGGAGATCGCGGCCCTGCTCGGCAGGCTCGACGCCGGCCAGGGGCCGGCCCTGCAGCGGCTCACCCGCATCTACCAAGCCACCGCCGACCTGAGGCCGCGGCCCTTCAAGGGGACCACCGACGCGCTGACGGCGCTGCGGCTCGGTGAGGCCTCCTGCAACGGCAAGAGCCGGCTGTTCGTGGCGCTGGCGCGCAAGGCCGGCATCCCGGCGAGGCTGGTGGGCGGGCTCATCATGACGCCCGGGACCAAGAAGACTTCGCACCAGTGGGTCGAGGCCTGGGTGGCTGGCCACTGGGTGCCCTTCTGCCCGACCAACCGCCACTTCGCCGAGCTGCCCGAGCACTACCTGACGCTCTACGTGGGGGACGAGCCCCTCTTCCGCCACACCGCCGACGTCAACTTCGACTACCGCTTCGAGACCCACGCCACCCTCATCCCCTCTCCGGCCGCCAAGGCCAGCTCGACGAGCTTCGACGTCTGGGGGCTCTTCGACCGGCTCCACCTGCCCTTCTCCCTGCTGCGCACCATCCTGATGCTGCCGGTGGGTGCGCTGGTGGTGGTGATCTTCCGCAACGTCATCGGCATGCCGACCTTCGGCACCTTCCTGCCGGCCCTGCTGGCCGCCTCGGCGGGCGAGACCGGCGCCGCCTGGGGCGTGGTGACGGTGGTGATCGTGGTGGCGGCGGTGGCGGCGGTCCGCTGGGTGCTTCAGGAACTGGAGCTGCTCCACTCGCCGACGCTCGCCATCCTGCTGGCCGCGGTGGTCTTCACGCTGCTCACCACCACCCTGCTGGCGGAGCGGCTCGGCCTGGCGCCGCTCACCAAGGTCACGCTCTTCCCCATCGCCGTGCTGGCCATCTGCGCGGAGCGCTTCTACCTCTCCCTCACCGAGCACGGCGGACGCGCCGCCGGCCAGGAGCTGGCCGGCACGCTGGTGGTGACGCTGGCTTGCTACGTGGTGATGAACTCGCTTGCGCTGCAGGTGCTGCTGATCGGCTTCCCCGAGGTGCTCTTCCTGGTCATCGCCGCCGACATCTACCTGGGGCGCTGGGTGGGGATGCGCCTCTCCGAGTACCTGCGCTTCCGCGGCCTGCTGCGGCGGGAGGCCAGCCCATGA
- a CDS encoding cytochrome c3 family protein, giving the protein MPATALLLLTLVAGALPPPPAKVVIPAKLGDVVFQHDRHLSRRETCRACHGAGPIGKVPLGKDRAHALCTGCHKEKSGPTACSSCHAIHRAEEGGTGR; this is encoded by the coding sequence ATGCCTGCCACCGCCCTCTTGCTCCTCACGCTCGTCGCCGGCGCCCTGCCGCCGCCGCCCGCGAAGGTGGTGATCCCGGCCAAGCTGGGCGACGTGGTTTTCCAGCACGACCGCCACCTCTCGCGGCGCGAGACCTGCCGCGCCTGCCACGGCGCCGGACCCATAGGCAAGGTGCCGCTCGGCAAGGACCGCGCCCACGCGCTCTGCACCGGCTGCCACAAGGAGAAGAGCGGCCCCACCGCCTGCTCGTCGTGCCACGCCATCCACCGCGCCGAGGAGGGTGGGACGGGCAGGTAG
- a CDS encoding efflux RND transporter periplasmic adaptor subunit, with protein sequence MLALLARTGHLLWATWPRRAAVLVAALLTVLIGARLVAGREVPAYRVESRAIVQRVVATGRVRPPARVSLASLALGRVRQVLVREGDAVVAGQVLVTLEDAEPSAALRQAGGRVSEAAARLAQVRGVSGPQAAEALQQAELEVAQAERNAERSHALAAAGATSAQDEDEAVRALGVARSRREAAAAQAASAAGGPETRQAAAALAQAEAARAAAQARLGESEVRAPAAGLVVARLCEPGDVVAAGKPLLSLTLEGPAELTAQVDEKNLALLAVGQPAQASSDAFPGQVFDARVAFLAPSVDPARGTVEVRLTVPTPPPVLLADMTVAINVDVGRKAAALVLPTEAVRDPAGEPWVLVVADGAAARRPVRLGLRGDGLVEVAAGLAAGELVVAPSAGQVAPGTRVRALVRPAARADRAL encoded by the coding sequence ATGCTCGCGCTCCTGGCTCGCACCGGTCACCTCCTCTGGGCCACCTGGCCCCGGCGCGCCGCCGTCCTCGTCGCGGCGCTGCTCACGGTGCTCATCGGAGCCAGGCTGGTGGCCGGCCGCGAGGTGCCGGCCTACCGGGTGGAGTCGCGCGCCATCGTGCAACGGGTGGTGGCCACCGGGCGGGTCCGTCCGCCGGCGCGGGTCTCGCTCGCCAGCCTGGCGCTGGGGCGGGTGCGCCAGGTGCTGGTGCGCGAAGGGGACGCGGTGGTGGCCGGCCAGGTGCTGGTCACCCTGGAGGACGCCGAGCCGTCGGCGGCGCTGCGGCAGGCGGGTGGGCGGGTGTCCGAGGCCGCCGCCCGGCTGGCGCAGGTGCGCGGGGTGAGCGGCCCGCAGGCGGCCGAGGCGCTGCAGCAGGCGGAGCTCGAGGTGGCCCAGGCCGAGCGGAACGCCGAGCGCTCCCACGCCCTGGCCGCGGCCGGCGCCACCTCGGCGCAGGACGAGGACGAGGCGGTGCGGGCCCTGGGCGTGGCGCGCAGCCGCCGCGAGGCGGCGGCGGCCCAGGCGGCCTCCGCGGCCGGCGGCCCGGAGACCCGCCAGGCGGCGGCGGCGCTGGCCCAGGCCGAGGCGGCGCGGGCGGCGGCGCAGGCGCGCCTCGGCGAGAGCGAGGTGCGGGCCCCAGCGGCCGGGCTGGTGGTGGCGCGGCTGTGCGAGCCGGGCGACGTGGTGGCGGCCGGCAAGCCCCTGCTCTCCCTCACGCTGGAGGGCCCGGCCGAGCTGACCGCCCAGGTGGACGAGAAGAACCTGGCGCTGCTGGCGGTCGGCCAGCCGGCCCAGGCCAGCTCCGACGCCTTCCCCGGGCAGGTCTTCGACGCACGGGTGGCCTTCCTGGCCCCCTCGGTCGACCCGGCCCGCGGCACGGTGGAGGTGCGCCTCACCGTGCCGACGCCGCCGCCGGTGCTGCTGGCCGACATGACCGTGGCCATCAACGTGGACGTGGGGCGCAAGGCGGCGGCGCTGGTCCTGCCGACCGAGGCGGTGCGGGATCCCGCCGGCGAGCCCTGGGTGCTGGTGGTGGCGGACGGCGCGGCGGCGCGGCGCCCGGTGAGGCTCGGGCTGCGCGGCGACGGCCTGGTGGAGGTGGCGGCGGGGCTGGCGGCGGGCGAGCTGGTGGTGGCGCCGTCGGCCGGCCAGGTGGCGCCGGGCACGCGGGTGCGGGCGCTGGTGCGGCCCGCGGCGAGGGCCGACCGTGCCCTTTGA
- a CDS encoding ABC transporter permease, which produces MPFELFVALRFLREGRAQTALILGGTTVGVAVIVFLSALITGLQLTLIDQTLSAQAHVIMKRPDRITRILPAPGGEAVVARAEKTPERERSIEQWQLVLGQVRATEGVVAATATAAGSAFASRGELSRSVALRGIDPVSFDQVVHVSPKVVSGSFRVEGAEAVIGTVLAHDLGLEVGDKLRLTSAEGRGDVFTVAGLFDVGNKDVNQRWVLVSLRQAQTLLDLVGGATTIEAKVDEVFQAEATAQVLGASTGLQADSWMKLNQQLLSGLQAQSSSSVMIQVFVIISVALGIASVLGVSVIQKSREIGILKATGASTGLVMRVFLIEGAVVGILGSVAGGLIGAGLSGFFARAVKNPYGESLFPMALTPRLFLTASAVALGTGLLAAWYPARHAARLDPAQVIRGG; this is translated from the coding sequence GTGCCCTTTGAGCTCTTCGTGGCCCTGCGCTTCCTGCGCGAGGGGCGCGCCCAGACGGCCCTCATCCTGGGCGGCACCACGGTGGGCGTGGCGGTCATCGTCTTCCTCTCGGCGTTGATCACCGGCCTGCAGCTCACCCTCATCGATCAGACGCTCTCGGCCCAGGCGCACGTCATCATGAAGCGGCCCGATCGGATCACGCGGATCCTGCCGGCGCCTGGCGGCGAGGCGGTGGTGGCCCGGGCCGAGAAGACCCCGGAGCGCGAGCGCTCCATCGAGCAGTGGCAGCTGGTGCTCGGCCAGGTGCGGGCCACCGAGGGCGTGGTGGCCGCCACCGCCACCGCCGCCGGCTCGGCCTTCGCCAGCCGCGGCGAGCTCTCCCGCTCGGTGGCGCTGCGCGGCATCGACCCGGTCTCCTTCGACCAGGTCGTCCACGTCTCGCCCAAGGTGGTCTCCGGCAGCTTCCGGGTGGAGGGGGCCGAGGCCGTCATCGGCACGGTGCTGGCCCACGACTTGGGGCTGGAGGTGGGCGACAAGCTGCGCCTCACCAGCGCCGAGGGGCGCGGCGACGTCTTCACCGTGGCCGGGCTCTTCGACGTGGGCAACAAGGACGTCAACCAGCGCTGGGTGCTGGTCTCGCTGCGCCAGGCCCAGACCCTGCTCGACCTGGTGGGCGGCGCCACCACCATCGAGGCCAAGGTGGACGAGGTCTTCCAGGCCGAGGCCACGGCGCAGGTGCTGGGGGCCTCCACCGGGCTGCAGGCCGACAGCTGGATGAAGCTCAACCAGCAGCTCCTCTCCGGCCTGCAGGCGCAGAGCTCCTCCTCGGTGATGATCCAGGTCTTCGTCATCATCTCGGTGGCCCTGGGCATCGCCTCGGTGCTGGGGGTCTCGGTCATCCAGAAGAGCCGCGAGATCGGCATCCTCAAGGCCACCGGCGCCAGCACCGGGCTGGTGATGCGGGTCTTCCTCATCGAGGGGGCGGTGGTGGGCATCCTCGGCTCGGTGGCGGGGGGGCTCATCGGCGCCGGCCTGTCCGGCTTCTTCGCCCGGGCCGTCAAGAACCCCTACGGCGAGTCGCTCTTCCCCATGGCGCTCACCCCGCGCCTGTTCCTGACCGCCTCCGCGGTGGCGCTGGGCACCGGCCTGCTGGCGGCCTGGTACCCGGCCCGGCACGCCGCCCGCCTCGATCCGGCCCAGGTGATCCGCGGTGGCTGA
- a CDS encoding ABC transporter ATP-binding protein, with protein sequence MAEPVLELQGVVKDYGEVVRTRVLHGVDLSVARGEFTALMGPSGSGKSTLLNLIGLLDRPTEGRVVLGGQDTGALDDDGLTRYRGKAVGFVFQFHHLLPEFTALENVMLPMAAARGRLTPDMAECAGHLLGQVGLGAVAQRRANLLSGGQQQRVAIARALAMAPSVVLADEPTGNLDTVSADAIFTLLRQFNARAGVTFLIVTHDPRLAARCDRIIELVDGRIVSDRPNRREGP encoded by the coding sequence GTGGCTGAGCCGGTCCTCGAGCTGCAGGGCGTGGTGAAGGACTACGGCGAGGTGGTCCGCACCCGCGTGCTGCACGGGGTGGACCTCTCGGTGGCCAGGGGCGAGTTCACCGCCCTGATGGGCCCCTCCGGCTCGGGCAAGTCGACGCTGCTCAACCTGATCGGCCTGCTGGACCGGCCCACCGAGGGGCGGGTGGTGCTGGGCGGCCAGGACACCGGCGCGCTCGACGACGACGGGCTGACCCGCTACCGCGGCAAGGCGGTGGGCTTCGTCTTCCAGTTCCACCACCTGCTGCCCGAGTTCACCGCGCTGGAGAACGTCATGCTGCCCATGGCGGCGGCGCGCGGCCGGCTCACCCCCGACATGGCCGAGTGCGCCGGCCACCTGCTCGGGCAGGTGGGGCTGGGGGCGGTGGCCCAGCGGCGCGCCAACCTGCTCTCCGGCGGCCAGCAGCAGCGGGTGGCCATCGCCCGGGCGCTGGCCATGGCGCCCAGCGTGGTGCTGGCCGACGAGCCCACCGGCAACCTCGACACCGTCAGCGCCGACGCCATCTTCACGCTGCTGCGCCAGTTCAACGCCAGGGCCGGCGTCACCTTCCTCATCGTGACCCACGACCCACGCCTGGCGGCGCGCTGCGACCGGATCATCGAGCTGGTGGACGGCCGCATCGTCTCCGACCGGCCCAACCGCAGGGAGGGACCATGA
- a CDS encoding peptide chain release factor-like protein — MTTTAAFRALARRAVALPEEALLAECDEAFFIASGPGGQHRNKTESGVRLVHRPSGVTVTATERRSQAQNRGEALKRLRERLAALGVEPKVRRATRPTRGSKERRIGEKKHRAARKAERKDFD, encoded by the coding sequence ATGACCACCACCGCGGCCTTCCGCGCCCTGGCCCGGCGCGCCGTGGCGCTGCCCGAGGAGGCCCTGCTGGCCGAGTGCGACGAGGCCTTCTTCATCGCCAGCGGCCCGGGCGGCCAGCACCGCAACAAGACCGAGAGCGGCGTGCGGCTGGTCCACCGCCCCAGCGGCGTGACGGTCACCGCCACCGAGCGGCGCAGCCAGGCGCAGAACCGCGGCGAGGCGCTGAAGCGGCTGCGGGAGCGGCTGGCCGCCCTGGGGGTGGAGCCCAAGGTGCGCCGCGCCACCAGGCCCACCCGCGGCTCGAAGGAGCGGCGCATCGGCGAGAAGAAGCACCGCGCCGCGCGCAAGGCGGAGCGGAAGGACTTCGACTGA
- a CDS encoding DUF3516 domain-containing protein — protein sequence MTEPTREAPLAALLPAPGETLALDAVLDRFVGWASRAGLVLYPHQEEALLHLLDGTHLVLATPTGSGKSLVATFLHFLALAQGRRSFYTCPIKALVNEKFFDLCRLFGPERVGMMTGDGAVNRDAPILCCTAEILMNLALRESTLRDDAVVMDEFHYYGDKERGVAWQVPLLTLEKATFLLMSATLGDTAEVEASLQEVTGRAVAAVRSAVRPVPLEFEWRETPLHETLEELVKANKAPVYLVNFTQRAAAEQAQNLMSATFSTREEKEAIKLALDGVRFESPYGKELQRFLRHGVGLHHAGLLPTYRLLVEKLAQQGLLKVVSGTDTLGMGVNIPIRTVLFTQLCKFDGEKVLVLPARDFHQISGRAGRKGFDERGYVVAQAPEHVVENKRLAEKERSGKKVVKKQPPTKGYVHFDRLTFERLQVKAPEPLQSRFEPSFALLVNLLQSETSEVGGGYGRLVRLIARSHGTEVLQHRHRVAAAQRLRTLKAAGLVQLERVEGWRGAYLRPAPGLQRDFSLFHTLSLYLLDTLPKVPRESETYALDLLSMVESIQENPDQILWKQLDRARGEAVNRMKSEGIEYDERMKLLEEVEYPKPNRDFVYATFNEFAARHPWVGAENIRPKSVAREMVERFMTFGEYVREYELQRSEGLLLRYLTESYKTLVQTVPEGYRDEVTDDVIAFLRTTVRGVDSSLLDEWERLRDPTFQAAPLAAPERVVGPPPIWADARGFAARLRTELHRLLLALSRKDWEGAAAALRAGEGAWTPARLEAELAPYFEAHPRIDVTPAARKPHQTFVTALGPRRWEAVQRLVDEAGEVDWMLQCQVDLSGDFDPDAPLLTLLRVGT from the coding sequence ATGACCGAGCCCACCCGCGAGGCCCCGCTCGCCGCCCTGCTGCCCGCCCCGGGCGAGACCCTGGCCCTCGACGCCGTCCTCGACCGCTTCGTCGGCTGGGCCAGCCGGGCCGGCCTGGTCCTCTACCCGCACCAGGAGGAGGCCCTGCTGCACCTGCTGGACGGCACACACCTGGTGCTGGCCACGCCCACCGGCTCGGGCAAGTCGCTGGTGGCCACCTTCCTGCACTTCCTGGCCCTGGCCCAGGGGCGCCGCAGCTTCTACACCTGCCCCATCAAGGCGCTGGTGAACGAGAAGTTCTTCGACCTGTGCCGCCTCTTCGGCCCGGAGCGGGTGGGGATGATGACCGGCGACGGCGCGGTCAACCGCGACGCCCCCATCCTCTGCTGCACCGCCGAGATCCTGATGAACCTGGCGCTGCGCGAGTCCACCCTGCGCGACGACGCGGTGGTGATGGACGAGTTCCACTACTACGGCGACAAGGAGCGCGGCGTGGCCTGGCAGGTGCCGCTCCTCACGCTGGAGAAGGCCACCTTCCTGCTCATGTCGGCCACCCTGGGCGACACCGCCGAGGTGGAGGCCTCGCTGCAGGAGGTGACCGGGCGCGCGGTGGCGGCGGTGCGCAGCGCGGTGCGGCCGGTGCCGCTGGAGTTCGAGTGGCGCGAGACGCCGCTGCACGAGACCCTGGAGGAGCTGGTCAAGGCCAACAAGGCGCCGGTCTACCTGGTCAACTTCACCCAGCGGGCCGCCGCCGAGCAGGCCCAGAACCTGATGAGCGCCACCTTCTCCACCAGGGAGGAGAAGGAGGCCATCAAGCTGGCGCTCGACGGGGTGCGCTTCGAGTCGCCCTACGGCAAGGAGCTGCAGCGCTTCCTGCGCCACGGGGTGGGGCTGCACCACGCCGGGCTGCTCCCCACGTACCGGCTGCTGGTGGAGAAGCTGGCGCAGCAGGGGCTGCTCAAGGTGGTCTCCGGCACCGACACGCTGGGCATGGGGGTCAACATCCCCATCCGCACCGTGCTCTTCACCCAGCTGTGCAAGTTCGACGGCGAGAAGGTGCTGGTGCTGCCGGCGCGCGACTTCCACCAGATCTCCGGCCGGGCCGGGCGCAAGGGGTTCGACGAGCGCGGCTACGTGGTGGCGCAGGCCCCCGAGCACGTGGTGGAGAACAAGCGGCTGGCCGAGAAGGAGCGGTCCGGCAAGAAGGTGGTCAAGAAGCAGCCGCCCACCAAGGGCTACGTCCACTTCGACCGGCTCACCTTCGAGCGGCTGCAGGTCAAGGCGCCGGAGCCGCTGCAGAGCCGCTTCGAGCCCAGCTTCGCCCTGCTGGTCAACCTGCTGCAGAGCGAGACCAGCGAGGTGGGCGGCGGCTACGGCCGCCTGGTGCGGCTCATCGCCCGCTCGCACGGCACCGAGGTGCTGCAGCACCGCCACCGGGTGGCGGCGGCGCAGCGGCTGCGCACCCTCAAGGCCGCCGGGCTGGTCCAGCTGGAGCGGGTCGAGGGCTGGCGCGGCGCCTACCTCCGGCCGGCGCCCGGGCTGCAGCGTGACTTCTCGCTCTTCCACACCCTCTCGCTCTACCTGCTCGACACCCTGCCCAAGGTCCCGCGTGAGTCGGAGACCTACGCGCTGGACCTGCTCTCCATGGTGGAGTCGATCCAGGAGAACCCCGACCAGATCCTGTGGAAGCAGCTGGACCGGGCCCGCGGCGAGGCGGTCAACCGGATGAAGTCCGAGGGCATCGAGTACGACGAGCGCATGAAGCTGCTGGAGGAGGTGGAGTACCCCAAGCCCAACCGGGACTTCGTCTACGCCACCTTCAACGAGTTCGCCGCCAGGCACCCCTGGGTGGGCGCCGAGAACATCCGCCCCAAGAGCGTGGCCCGCGAGATGGTGGAGCGGTTCATGACCTTCGGCGAGTACGTGCGGGAGTACGAGCTGCAGCGCAGCGAGGGGCTGCTGCTGCGCTACCTCACCGAGAGCTACAAGACGCTGGTGCAGACCGTGCCGGAGGGGTACCGCGACGAGGTGACCGACGACGTCATCGCCTTCCTGCGCACCACGGTGCGCGGGGTGGACTCGTCGCTGCTCGACGAGTGGGAGCGGCTGCGCGACCCGACCTTCCAGGCCGCGCCGCTGGCCGCGCCGGAGCGGGTGGTGGGGCCGCCGCCCATCTGGGCCGACGCCCGCGGCTTCGCAGCGCGCCTGCGCACCGAGCTGCACCGGCTGCTGCTGGCCCTCTCCCGGAAGGACTGGGAGGGCGCCGCGGCGGCCCTGCGCGCCGGCGAGGGGGCCTGGACCCCGGCCCGCCTGGAGGCGGAGCTGGCCCCCTACTTCGAGGCCCACCCGCGCATCGACGTGACCCCGGCGGCCCGCAAGCCGCACCAGACCTTCGTCACCGCCCTCGGGCCGCGCCGCTGGGAGGCGGTGCAGCGCCTGGTGGACGAGGCCGGCGAGGTGGACTGGATGCTCCAGTGCCAGGTGGACCTCAGCGGGGACTTCGACCCCGACGCCCCGCTCCTGACGCTGCTGCGCGTCGGGACCTGA
- a CDS encoding DUF481 domain-containing protein, protein MRRLALAALLTLPLIALAEEAKPVEWKGTVGAGLIVLTGNSETTTFTGAAQASRETLGWILSAKASGAYGQNRSPGAASETTALSAAGQVRLDRKLGETWTVFVIGGAETDHVASVEYRTISELGASAQWVDVKEADWQKLALRTDLGLRYGYEARYQYYGTPIGPQPGVELIAPRLGLAFRYGFSKDVFFTEEAEVMTALNGESRVLAKSVSKLSSRLTQAVTFGVGYTVSHDSLPAAGKVKTDTALTALLEVGF, encoded by the coding sequence ATGCGCCGCCTCGCCCTCGCTGCCCTGCTCACCCTCCCGCTCATCGCCCTGGCCGAGGAGGCCAAGCCCGTCGAGTGGAAGGGCACGGTGGGCGCCGGCCTCATCGTCCTGACCGGCAACTCCGAGACCACCACCTTCACCGGCGCGGCGCAGGCCAGCCGCGAGACCCTCGGCTGGATCCTCTCGGCCAAGGCGTCCGGGGCCTACGGCCAGAACCGGTCGCCGGGGGCGGCCAGCGAGACCACCGCGCTCAGCGCCGCCGGCCAGGTCCGGCTGGACCGGAAGCTCGGCGAGACCTGGACGGTGTTCGTCATCGGCGGGGCCGAGACGGACCACGTGGCCAGCGTGGAGTACCGCACCATCAGCGAGCTGGGCGCCAGCGCCCAGTGGGTGGACGTCAAGGAGGCCGACTGGCAGAAGCTGGCGCTGCGCACCGACCTCGGCCTGCGCTACGGCTACGAGGCGCGCTACCAGTACTACGGCACCCCCATCGGGCCGCAGCCGGGCGTCGAGCTCATCGCCCCGCGCCTCGGCCTGGCCTTCCGCTACGGCTTCTCCAAGGACGTCTTCTTCACCGAGGAGGCGGAGGTCATGACGGCCCTCAACGGCGAGTCGCGGGTGCTGGCCAAGTCGGTCAGCAAGCTCTCCAGCCGGCTCACCCAGGCCGTCACCTTCGGGGTGGGCTACACGGTGAGCCACGACAGCCTGCCGGCGGCGGGCAAGGTGAAGACCGACACCGCGCTGACCGCGCTGCTGGAGGTCGGCTTCTAG